A region of Moorena producens PAL-8-15-08-1 DNA encodes the following proteins:
- a CDS encoding calcium-binding protein: MALIVGTAFADGITGSAGDDFIIGLAGNDTLRGESPNGSALGNDTLIGGPGNDVLDGAGLETPDEVDILIGGSGNDIFSLQDDGDLYDSLSVIVDFELSGDRISLPGSGASAFTNRFVFIDGSFEENSGAFLVGITPGNFGEQVAFFVNHSAGNLNSIFSGSSSPII; the protein is encoded by the coding sequence ATGGCTCTTATAGTTGGTACAGCTTTTGCTGATGGAATTACGGGCTCAGCTGGAGATGACTTCATTATTGGCCTTGCGGGAAATGATACTTTGCGAGGTGAGAGTCCAAACGGTAGTGCCCTTGGAAACGACACTCTCATAGGGGGACCAGGAAATGATGTTTTAGATGGAGCAGGGTTAGAGACTCCTGATGAGGTTGACATATTGATTGGTGGCTCAGGTAATGATATCTTTAGCCTTCAGGATGATGGTGATCTATATGATTCACTCTCAGTAATTGTAGATTTTGAACTTAGTGGTGACAGAATCTCCCTTCCAGGGAGCGGAGCCTCGGCATTTACTAATCGATTTGTGTTTATAGATGGCAGTTTTGAAGAGAATAGCGGGGCTTTTCTAGTAGGAATAACACCAGGCAATTTTGGTGAACAGGTGGCTTTTTTCGTAAACCATAGTGCTGGTAATTTAAATAGTATTTTTAGTGGTAGTTCTTCTCCTATTATTTAG
- a CDS encoding NACHT domain-containing protein yields MVNWDPYLASIRDSYAQWWQVYTLTDVQGRKPKPQQPTPRLFDFGLMVQTKSEQPQRDQNQDKIERLPVLEGLRKYAADHVLLVGRPGSGKSTALVRLLGDEGIQGKIPVLVELRYYQTSVVELVRNFLKRHGVLLDSTKIGLRPRYAIERLLCDGQFWLLIDGVNELPSEAARVDLTQFRRDYQKQTPMIFTTRDLGVGGDLGIQKKLEMQPFRCSHQFYVKN; encoded by the coding sequence ATGGTCAATTGGGATCCCTATCTAGCATCAATCCGTGACAGCTACGCCCAATGGTGGCAAGTTTATACCCTCACCGATGTCCAAGGCCGTAAGCCCAAGCCGCAGCAACCAACCCCTAGGCTGTTTGATTTTGGCCTAATGGTGCAAACCAAGTCAGAGCAGCCACAACGAGACCAGAATCAGGACAAAATTGAGCGCTTGCCTGTCCTAGAAGGATTGCGCAAGTATGCTGCTGACCATGTTTTACTAGTGGGCCGTCCGGGTTCCGGCAAATCCACAGCCTTAGTGCGATTGTTGGGGGATGAGGGAATACAAGGAAAAATTCCGGTGCTGGTGGAACTGCGATACTACCAGACATCGGTGGTGGAGTTAGTGCGAAATTTTCTGAAACGCCATGGTGTATTGCTCGACTCCACCAAGATTGGCCTACGGCCACGCTACGCGATCGAAAGACTATTGTGTGATGGACAATTCTGGTTACTGATTGATGGGGTGAACGAGCTACCGTCAGAAGCAGCACGTGTGGATTTGACTCAGTTTCGGAGGGATTACCAGAAGCAAACTCCCATGATTTTCACCACTAGGGATTTAGGAGTTGGTGGTGACTTGGGGATTCAGAAGAAGTTGGAAATGCAACCCTTCCGCTGTTCCCATCAATTCTATGTTAAAAACTAA
- a CDS encoding Asr1405/Asl0597 family protein encodes MDPSISESEASQVIEINWADRWQVYRRLQELEIPCHCQTDQPLKAEIDNVTALIQIWSILRQLTLPRHHLISWLDDCWQLPSKRRKERL; translated from the coding sequence ATGGATCCATCTATATCTGAATCAGAGGCCAGTCAAGTGATTGAGATTAACTGGGCAGACCGATGGCAAGTCTATCGGCGCTTGCAAGAGCTAGAGATTCCCTGTCACTGTCAGACTGACCAGCCCTTGAAAGCTGAAATCGATAATGTCACGGCTTTGATTCAAATTTGGAGTATCCTCAGACAGCTAACCCTTCCGCGCCATCACTTAATATCCTGGCTCGATGATTGCTGGCAGCTTCCTAGCAAAAGGCGCAAGGAGAGACTTTAG
- a CDS encoding DUF4231 domain-containing protein, whose amino-acid sequence MTNLQATQIDGITESKIPNTIDQVSSSSITKKPSVLLKTGSYLFLVAGLGIGIASIFISDRQLLLIVSAACLALFIFLFLINQQLWEDYKEANYQSKLIQKSKLCSVLWCGNNSTENNTITLAIEKALSYSQELIDDYKKTRKNSRNAYYLAQMLTIILSGITPILVLVDKLETGSALLKWLPVIFPAIASIVASVSTSFPFQENWIAANTTVELLEAEQEKFILGVTKAYRFSDSSDKTDKASDSSDKTDKSGKRQKQLQNAIEYYIVQVNKIHLKQVQSSDGNESGSNGNQSGENKQD is encoded by the coding sequence ATGACAAATTTGCAAGCAACTCAAATTGACGGAATTACAGAAAGTAAAATTCCTAATACAATCGATCAAGTCTCTTCTTCATCAATTACAAAAAAACCTTCAGTTTTACTAAAAACCGGTTCTTATTTATTCCTGGTGGCTGGGCTTGGAATCGGAATCGCCTCCATTTTTATCTCAGACCGTCAATTACTCCTAATCGTTAGCGCGGCTTGTTTGGCGTTATTTATATTTTTGTTCCTAATTAATCAACAATTGTGGGAAGACTATAAAGAAGCTAATTATCAGTCGAAACTGATCCAAAAATCTAAACTGTGTAGTGTGCTTTGGTGCGGTAATAATTCGACAGAGAATAACACCATAACTCTAGCGATAGAAAAAGCGTTAAGCTATAGCCAGGAGTTGATTGACGATTATAAAAAGACCCGCAAAAACTCTCGCAATGCTTACTATCTTGCCCAAATGTTAACCATTATTTTATCGGGAATAACACCAATTTTAGTCCTGGTAGACAAGTTAGAAACTGGTTCTGCATTACTAAAGTGGCTCCCGGTAATCTTTCCAGCTATTGCTTCTATTGTTGCTAGCGTCTCTACTTCCTTTCCATTTCAAGAAAATTGGATTGCTGCCAACACTACTGTAGAATTGTTGGAAGCGGAACAAGAAAAGTTTATCTTGGGAGTCACTAAAGCTTATCGCTTTTCTGATTCATCCGATAAAACCGATAAAGCATCTGATTCATCCGATAAAACCGATAAAAGCGGCAAACGTCAAAAACAGTTACAAAACGCCATAGAATATTATATTGTTCAGGTGAATAAGATTCACCTCAAGCAAGTCCAATCCTCTGATGGCAATGAGTCAGGGTCTAATGGCAATCAGTCAGGAGAGAATAAACAGGATTAA
- a CDS encoding DM13 domain-containing protein yields MKRLIVGGLSVLLMAAATPAVQAETTVVKQNSLNNALVSQRIASTIATGSFITVDRGHRTQGNAKIVNENGKRYLEFDQSFKTGSGPEVKVLLYRNSSVPRKIRPQDYVTLARLQKFSGAQRYAIPDDLNLDEFGSVAVWCRRFNITFGYASL; encoded by the coding sequence ATGAAACGTCTAATTGTTGGTGGTTTATCCGTATTGTTAATGGCAGCAGCAACTCCGGCTGTGCAAGCAGAAACAACTGTTGTTAAACAAAACTCATTAAACAATGCTCTGGTCAGTCAACGAATAGCCTCTACTATCGCTACAGGAAGCTTTATCACCGTTGATAGAGGGCATCGCACTCAAGGAAATGCCAAGATTGTCAATGAAAATGGTAAACGCTATCTAGAATTTGATCAATCCTTTAAAACGGGTAGTGGCCCCGAAGTGAAGGTACTCCTGTATCGGAACAGCAGTGTACCTCGTAAAATTCGGCCACAAGACTATGTAACCCTCGCCCGACTCCAGAAATTCAGTGGTGCTCAACGCTATGCTATTCCTGACGACTTGAACCTTGATGAATTTGGCTCTGTAGCAGTTTGGTGTCGTCGCTTTAACATCACCTTTGGTTACGCTTCCCTGTAA
- a CDS encoding ABC transporter ATP-binding protein: protein MTKPAILHLEGITKHFEQTTEPAVGNVSFTLYEGDLLGLVGPSGCGKTTLLRIVAGFERPQAGLVVLAGRKVTGPGYWLPPEQRNTGMVFQDYALFPHLTVAENVAFGLKQNRKQKSGVCVKGNTEDAIALVGLAGMGKRYPHELSGGQQQRVALARALAPRPKLILLDEPLSNLDVQVRLRLRQEVRAILKETGTSAIFVTHDQEEALSISDQVGVMRSGRLEQLGTPEEIYTNPSSRFVAEFVTQANFLPAQRRGDLWETEVGSFAIRVNDSILNTKLDQLEQGELMLREENVLLKPDDNSPVVIQDRHFLGREYRYCLQTASGKKLHARTNLSTQLPVGKRVRVSVADPSVPIFA from the coding sequence ATGACAAAACCAGCAATTCTACATTTAGAAGGGATTACTAAACACTTTGAGCAAACCACTGAGCCAGCAGTGGGGAATGTGTCGTTTACCCTGTATGAAGGGGATTTACTGGGATTAGTGGGGCCATCTGGCTGTGGCAAAACGACTTTACTGCGGATTGTAGCTGGGTTTGAGCGACCCCAAGCGGGACTAGTGGTATTGGCAGGACGGAAAGTGACTGGGCCAGGGTATTGGTTACCACCAGAACAGCGCAATACTGGTATGGTTTTTCAAGACTATGCTCTATTTCCTCATCTGACCGTAGCAGAGAATGTGGCGTTTGGGCTTAAGCAGAATCGGAAACAGAAGAGTGGTGTCTGTGTCAAGGGTAATACGGAAGATGCGATCGCATTAGTCGGATTAGCTGGCATGGGCAAACGTTATCCCCACGAACTCTCTGGTGGTCAGCAGCAGCGAGTAGCCCTAGCCCGTGCCTTAGCCCCCAGACCTAAATTAATTCTATTGGATGAACCCCTCAGCAATCTCGATGTCCAAGTGCGTCTGCGGTTGCGTCAGGAAGTGCGAGCTATTCTCAAAGAAACCGGAACCTCTGCTATTTTTGTCACCCATGACCAAGAAGAAGCCTTATCGATATCCGACCAAGTGGGAGTCATGCGTTCTGGTCGATTAGAGCAATTGGGGACACCAGAAGAAATCTATACCAATCCCAGCTCTCGCTTTGTAGCAGAATTCGTTACCCAAGCCAACTTTTTACCAGCCCAACGTAGAGGAGACCTATGGGAAACAGAAGTAGGCTCTTTTGCGATCAGAGTCAATGACTCCATACTGAATACTAAACTGGATCAGCTCGAACAAGGGGAGCTGATGCTTCGGGAAGAAAATGTTCTTCTCAAGCCTGATGATAACTCCCCCGTAGTGATTCAAGACCGACACTTCCTTGGTCGTGAATACCGCTACTGTTTACAAACCGCTTCCGGCAAAAAACTCCACGCTCGCACCAACCTTAGCACTCAATTACCGGTAGGAAAGCGGGTGCGAGTGTCTGTAGCTGACCCATCAGTACCGATTTTTGCCTGA
- a CDS encoding M48 family metallopeptidase: protein MTNEDFDTLVKKLEDYAQRYPDNYKLRVGLLAALGYAYIFLVLAGLLGVLGLVVLLIYYSGRINRGMVQLIIVLLVPAWMIMRSLWVSFPPPQGLKLKRQQVPKLFALIDELTKALKAPSFHHVLLTSEFNAAVVQIPRLGLLGWQENYLILGLPLLQALSPRQFRAVLAHELGHLSGKHSSFAGWIYRLRRTWEQIWQQLQKSQHAGATVLFHGFFNWYSPFFNAYSFVLARANEYEADRCAAELAGSQHVAEALLSVQVKAQYLEQSFWNDIYQKAQHQPNPPQTPLQDLAQALSSPIEPNQQQQWIRSALMSQTHHADTHPCLLERLKALKYPFNPPPSLPILVKVTAAEEFLGKALLPLTQELERQWHITINYQWRQNYTQAQAIRQSLEALEAKAAHSPLTVEEAWHRARWTLDLVGTQEAIPLLKSVLTRQADHVSANYLLGQILIAQDNEAGIDYLEQAMARDPDSVLSGTQSIYGFLRRQGRDAEADRYRQRAAKHHELITLAHEERSGFSHGDRFQPHGLSADVEAALQQQLAGYPEIKEAYLVRKIVLIFPDNPYYILGVSRQRHFLESNSSSKDQQLIDRLADELECPGQTWITILNSTNKSLKKALRKTAISPIYQTLVNQTLITN from the coding sequence ATGACAAACGAAGACTTTGATACCTTAGTCAAGAAACTCGAAGATTATGCCCAACGATATCCCGATAATTATAAGCTGCGTGTAGGACTTCTAGCTGCACTGGGTTATGCCTACATTTTTCTGGTCTTAGCAGGATTGTTAGGAGTCCTCGGACTGGTAGTACTGTTGATTTACTACAGTGGTCGGATCAATCGTGGGATGGTTCAACTGATCATCGTTTTGCTGGTGCCAGCCTGGATGATTATGCGATCGCTATGGGTGAGTTTTCCACCACCCCAGGGATTAAAACTAAAGCGCCAGCAAGTGCCAAAGCTGTTTGCCTTGATTGATGAGTTGACCAAAGCTCTAAAAGCTCCTTCCTTTCACCATGTTCTCCTGACCAGCGAATTTAATGCAGCAGTAGTCCAGATTCCTCGTCTGGGCTTACTGGGATGGCAAGAAAACTACTTAATTTTAGGACTGCCTTTACTCCAAGCCCTTTCTCCTAGACAATTTCGAGCCGTCCTTGCCCATGAATTGGGACATTTATCTGGCAAGCACAGTTCCTTTGCAGGCTGGATTTATCGACTGCGTCGAACGTGGGAGCAGATTTGGCAACAATTGCAAAAAAGTCAACATGCCGGAGCAACAGTGCTGTTTCATGGCTTTTTTAATTGGTATTCCCCTTTTTTCAATGCCTATTCTTTCGTACTTGCCCGTGCTAATGAATACGAAGCTGACCGCTGTGCTGCGGAGTTAGCAGGTAGTCAGCACGTTGCGGAAGCGCTGCTGAGTGTTCAGGTCAAAGCTCAGTACTTGGAACAATCTTTCTGGAATGACATTTATCAGAAAGCCCAGCATCAACCCAATCCTCCACAAACCCCTTTGCAAGATTTAGCTCAGGCATTGTCGAGTCCCATTGAACCCAATCAGCAACAACAGTGGATTAGGTCAGCGTTGATGTCTCAAACCCATCATGCCGATACCCATCCTTGTCTGTTGGAACGGCTAAAAGCCTTGAAATATCCCTTCAACCCACCGCCTAGCTTACCCATACTCGTGAAAGTAACAGCGGCTGAAGAGTTTTTGGGTAAAGCGTTACTACCCCTGACTCAAGAGTTGGAGCGTCAATGGCATATTACTATCAATTACCAATGGCGACAAAACTATACCCAGGCTCAGGCGATACGCCAATCCTTGGAAGCTTTAGAAGCAAAAGCTGCCCACTCTCCGCTCACTGTTGAGGAAGCCTGGCATCGGGCTCGTTGGACATTAGATTTAGTTGGCACCCAAGAAGCAATCCCGTTATTAAAATCAGTACTGACCAGGCAAGCTGACCATGTATCCGCCAATTATTTACTAGGGCAAATCTTAATCGCACAAGATAATGAAGCTGGTATCGATTACCTGGAGCAGGCGATGGCACGAGACCCAGATAGTGTCTTGAGTGGCACTCAATCAATTTATGGGTTTCTAAGACGCCAAGGACGTGACGCAGAAGCAGACCGATATCGTCAAAGAGCTGCCAAACATCATGAATTAATCACCCTGGCACACGAAGAGCGCTCTGGTTTCAGTCACGGCGATCGCTTTCAACCCCACGGACTATCAGCTGATGTAGAAGCTGCCTTACAACAACAACTTGCTGGTTACCCTGAGATTAAAGAAGCTTATTTAGTGCGCAAAATAGTGCTAATATTTCCAGACAATCCCTATTACATCCTCGGTGTCAGCCGTCAGCGTCATTTTTTGGAGTCGAATAGCTCTAGTAAAGACCAACAACTGATTGACCGTCTTGCGGATGAATTAGAATGTCCTGGTCAGACCTGGATCACTATTTTGAATAGTACAAATAAATCCTTGAAAAAAGCACTGCGAAAAACGGCAATTTCGCCAATTTATCAGACTCTTGTTAATCAAACGTTAATTACTAATTAA
- a CDS encoding HEAT repeat domain-containing protein, producing MNIINTAESLLKQLPSISDQELQQNYLNYFKWTETLVEMLRLVDNQDQAQRVVRLGLEVDWQLGARLAGAVKPEFQEQTIGLVAGLKVPTLVKLQLFGITRSDKAIPELSKFLNHNNFAVRWSVAGALEKIGTEATIDLLSKCLDDDDSNVRRRAALALSKIGTEATIAPLSKCLDDDDSLIRTMAADALVEMRSPATIDVLIKLLKSQDYRRSYKVTYALAEIGDQSATTALIKLLEDQDDKVRRDAANALGKIDSETAVDGLLNCLDDQDVMVRRSAVTALSKIQSPGAIDGLLKFLEDEEYDVYSTAADAVMKIFSLSVNDDLIRLLNYKDSYVRINAAKALVNFQSPESLVVIDPLIKLFKYEKHDVRRLAKAALVKIGSLDAINELIKLLDDEDSDLRIWVTEALGEIGSEAASDRLITCLEDDNYLVRRNAAEALGDIGSEAAIDGLIKCLEDDHSDVRWMAAEALGKLNSPAAIEGLITCLEDEENLVRSQAAEALGNIGATSAIDRLIKVLKNDKYNVREEAAKALVKIGPLSATNKLIKLLDNEDFDVRIIAAEVLGQIGSESAIDGLIKCLEYSNNFVPKKAAEALGKIGTEATISKLINRLNNEDFVQTNDGMSCDETINALNAIQERYQFYNPTYSPKP from the coding sequence ATGAATATAATAAATACAGCAGAATCTTTATTAAAACAATTACCAAGTATAAGCGATCAGGAGTTACAACAGAACTATCTCAATTATTTTAAATGGACAGAAACTCTGGTCGAGATGCTAAGATTAGTAGACAATCAAGACCAAGCCCAGCGGGTAGTAAGGTTAGGATTAGAAGTGGATTGGCAACTGGGAGCCAGGTTAGCAGGAGCAGTAAAACCGGAGTTTCAAGAGCAAACTATTGGGTTGGTGGCTGGGTTAAAGGTTCCGACCTTAGTTAAGCTTCAACTGTTCGGAATAACTCGATCAGACAAAGCGATACCTGAGCTAAGTAAATTCCTGAATCATAACAACTTTGCTGTGCGTTGGAGTGTGGCAGGTGCTCTCGAAAAAATTGGGACAGAAGCCACGATAGACCTGTTAAGTAAATGCCTGGATGATGACGACTCAAATGTGCGTAGGAGGGCGGCATTAGCTCTGAGTAAAATTGGGACAGAAGCCACGATTGCTCCCTTAAGTAAATGCCTGGATGATGACGACTCACTTATACGTACAATGGCGGCAGATGCTCTGGTTGAAATGCGGTCACCAGCAACTATTGATGTTTTAATTAAACTCCTTAAATCTCAAGACTATCGTAGAAGTTATAAAGTGACCTATGCTTTAGCTGAAATCGGTGATCAATCAGCTACTACGGCCTTGATTAAACTGTTGGAAGATCAAGATGATAAGGTTCGCCGAGATGCAGCTAATGCTCTGGGAAAAATTGATTCCGAAACGGCTGTTGATGGTCTACTTAACTGTCTAGATGATCAAGACGTTATGGTACGTAGAAGTGCAGTAACAGCTTTGAGTAAAATCCAGTCACCAGGAGCTATTGATGGATTACTTAAATTTCTGGAAGATGAAGAGTATGATGTCTATTCTACTGCAGCAGATGCGGTGATGAAAATTTTTTCACTATCCGTTAATGATGATCTGATTAGACTCCTCAATTATAAAGATTCCTATGTGCGCATAAATGCTGCAAAAGCTCTGGTTAACTTCCAATCACCAGAATCCCTAGTAGTTATTGATCCTCTGATTAAACTCTTTAAATATGAAAAGCATGATGTAAGGAGACTTGCGAAAGCAGCTCTGGTAAAAATTGGGTCATTAGATGCTATTAATGAACTTATTAAACTCCTAGACGATGAAGACTCTGATTTACGTATTTGGGTAACAGAGGCTTTGGGAGAAATTGGCTCAGAAGCGGCTAGTGATCGGTTAATTACATGTCTGGAAGATGACAACTACTTAGTGCGTCGTAATGCAGCAGAGGCTTTGGGTGATATTGGCTCAGAAGCAGCGATTGATGGATTAATTAAATGTCTGGAAGATGACCACTCAGATGTGCGTTGGATGGCAGCAGAGGCTTTGGGTAAACTTAATTCACCAGCGGCGATTGAGGGGTTAATTACATGCTTGGAAGATGAGGAGAATTTGGTGCGTAGTCAGGCAGCAGAGGCTTTGGGTAATATTGGCGCAACGTCTGCTATTGATCGGCTAATTAAAGTTTTGAAAAATGACAAATATAATGTCCGTGAAGAGGCAGCAAAGGCGTTGGTTAAGATTGGCCCATTATCCGCTACTAATAAGTTGATTAAACTCCTGGATAATGAGGATTTTGATGTGCGGATAATTGCAGCAGAAGTTCTCGGACAAATTGGATCAGAATCTGCGATTGATGGGCTGATTAAATGTCTAGAATATAGCAATAATTTTGTCCCTAAGAAGGCAGCCGAAGCTCTGGGAAAAATTGGGACAGAAGCTACTATTTCTAAACTGATTAATCGCCTCAACAACGAAGATTTTGTACAAACTAATGATGGCATGAGTTGTGATGAAACCATCAACGCCCTTAACGCCATTCAAGAGCGCTACCAATTCTACAACCCAACCTATAGTCCCAAACCCTGA
- a CDS encoding NAD(+) kinase produces MQLKQVIIIHKAGDSQGKRCAEKCARELEARQCRVLIGPSGAKDNPYPVFLASATEAIDLAVVLGGDGTVLAAARHLAPEGIPILAVNVGGHLGFLTEPIEEFKDTEQVWDRLLEDRYAVQRRMMLQGAVFGGNRTDITPVSDRFFALNEMCVKPASADRMITSILEMEIDGEIVDQYQGDGLIVGTPTGSTGYTVSANGPILHDSLEAIAVAPICPMSLSSRPFVLPSGSVVSIWPLGDYELNTKLWMDGVLATSIWPGQRVDVRRADCQAKFIILREQYSYYQTLRNKLQWAGTRVTYSNNHRN; encoded by the coding sequence GTGCAGCTAAAGCAAGTCATTATTATTCACAAAGCTGGAGACTCTCAAGGAAAACGTTGCGCAGAAAAATGCGCTCGGGAGTTGGAAGCACGCCAGTGCAGGGTTCTGATCGGACCAAGTGGCGCGAAAGATAATCCCTACCCAGTCTTTTTAGCCTCTGCCACCGAAGCCATTGATTTGGCAGTGGTTCTGGGGGGGGATGGAACAGTATTGGCAGCCGCAAGACATCTGGCTCCGGAAGGAATACCAATTTTGGCCGTAAATGTTGGAGGTCATCTGGGATTTCTGACCGAACCCATCGAAGAATTTAAAGACACTGAGCAAGTTTGGGACCGACTATTAGAAGACCGCTATGCAGTTCAGCGGCGGATGATGTTACAGGGAGCTGTGTTTGGGGGAAACCGCACTGACATTACACCAGTTAGCGATCGCTTTTTCGCACTCAATGAAATGTGTGTCAAACCTGCCTCTGCCGATCGGATGATTACCTCAATTTTGGAAATGGAAATTGATGGAGAAATAGTCGATCAATACCAAGGGGATGGACTAATTGTTGGCACTCCCACTGGTTCCACTGGCTATACTGTTTCTGCGAATGGTCCAATTTTGCACGACTCCCTCGAAGCGATCGCAGTGGCACCCATTTGTCCGATGAGCCTTTCCAGTCGTCCTTTCGTACTCCCCTCTGGCTCTGTTGTCAGTATCTGGCCCTTGGGGGATTATGAGCTAAACACTAAACTCTGGATGGATGGTGTGCTCGCAACGTCTATTTGGCCTGGACAACGGGTGGACGTGCGTAGAGCAGATTGTCAGGCCAAGTTCATTATCCTACGGGAACAGTATTCCTATTACCAGACCTTAAGGAATAAGCTTCAGTGGGCTGGTACTAGAGTCACCTACAGTAACAACCACCGCAATTGA
- the coaE gene encoding dephospho-CoA kinase (Dephospho-CoA kinase (CoaE) performs the final step in coenzyme A biosynthesis.): MNQKRIIGLTGGIATGKTTVSNYLADTYRLPILDADIYAREAVQPDSPILKQIYQRYGSQVQHSDGTLNRKRLGEIIFSNPAERQWLEQQIHPYVRDRFLSELDTFLDAIASGEGLCAEPASAPCKPRGNPQDRTGSRSWGEPPRPRYLAASLVAPTVILVIPLLFEAKMTDLVTETWVVSCSPEQQLRRIQKRDRISKEQAQARINSQLSLQEKIALADLVLDNSSTKEALIQQVSTALATNGYHRQFRI; this comes from the coding sequence ATGAATCAAAAACGCATCATTGGTCTAACCGGTGGTATCGCTACGGGAAAAACCACCGTATCCAATTACCTGGCTGATACCTACAGGCTACCGATTTTAGATGCGGATATCTATGCCAGAGAAGCGGTACAACCAGATTCACCAATCCTGAAACAGATTTATCAGCGCTACGGTTCACAAGTGCAGCACAGTGACGGTACTCTAAACCGTAAACGCTTGGGAGAGATAATTTTTAGTAACCCAGCTGAGCGACAGTGGTTAGAGCAACAAATCCATCCTTATGTACGCGATCGCTTTCTATCTGAGCTCGATACCTTTCTTGATGCAATAGCGAGTGGGGAGGGGCTGTGTGCGGAACCTGCGTCCGCACCTTGTAAGCCCCGTGGAAACCCCCAAGACCGCACCGGTAGTCGCTCATGGGGGGAACCCCCAAGACCGCGCTACCTCGCTGCATCGCTAGTTGCTCCGACAGTCATTTTAGTCATCCCTTTACTATTTGAAGCTAAGATGACCGATTTAGTGACAGAAACTTGGGTAGTCAGCTGCTCACCAGAACAACAGCTCAGACGGATCCAGAAACGCGATCGCATCTCTAAAGAACAAGCTCAAGCCCGGATCAACAGCCAACTCTCCCTCCAGGAAAAAATAGCACTTGCTGATTTAGTTTTAGATAACTCCTCTACCAAAGAAGCTCTCATCCAACAAGTATCTACTGCCCTTGCTACCAATGGATATCATCGACAATTTAGAATTTAG